The DNA window ttcctttatggaaatagggttcttgaaccaaatctatggaagcttttccttcctgcacaaggcgggatggattcatagttgctgtatgtTTATGCTGAGGGTTAATTTGTGCTACGCTAACCATATTAGGCACATGACcaccatttgaatcccacgattggCGAAGGAACAAACATCcgctgtgtcagagattcgcgtaaCACAGCAAGGATAAGACCCAGTGGATCCATTCTTGGTTGAGAAACTTTAACCCGCCGACTGCTATCAACCTCCTAATGGACCCAAGCCACTAatttgccatttgagccaatatattctgttGCCTGAAgatattttctaaaaattatTCATGTGGGAAACAGCGATTCAATTGCTGGACCGACAATTGCAGTTTTGGTTACTTGGGCAAGCAGTGACAAATATTTAGTTAACTCAAGTCTAggcaaaatatttaattttaaatataaatatagTTAAAGTCATGTAAAGAAAGAGATAAACACACTCCAATCAAAATGTATGAATGCTGCCTGTGTTTACAGCATCTATCTGCTTCGACGCCATCAGATATACGAACGCTGATCTCATTCCAGCGAACGAGTTGACAGCATATGTGTTAAATATTAATTGAAATCTCAACCCATGTGCAAGCCATTCCGCCTTGCGTATGTAGAAGATGCATTAAACTACTTAAACAGATAATTCTTGATAAATCTATTCTCAAGCATCTCGAATTGAATTTGTTTTGAGCTAtaatgagcatttcaattttggCTATATTTTGCTTTGCGAAATAGTAACTGGAAATGGATTCGTATCGAAGTCTTTTTCAATTAGCTATAATCAAAAACGTTTTTCTTTCTAAGCCAACTGATGGAATAATATATATTGTAGCTGTCGAGTTAgtcaaaaaatttgttttaaagCCAAAATTTCACAATATTGGCGATAGTAATTTCAATACGGCAATGAACAGCAACCCACACACGATCAGCTCATCATGCACTGTTTACATCATTCTACAAACTGGGACAGGATGCTTGCGATAAATATTAACTGTGAATGAACACACGAGTCGGTTGATATTTTTTCCAGACCGTGCGTCCAATCTCCGCGATCCACTTGTGCcactgttttattttatttccaaCTTTCATGCGTGTTATCTGATCGAGCGAATCTGCTGCAATAATTAACTCTGTTTTCTTATATGTTTTGTTCTTTACTCATGTACTATGATACTGCAACGTCCAGAACTATTGCTCGTATAATCGCTTAAGGGAGCATATTCAGACGCCACCATGAGGCGATACGCGTTGATGGCCCTGATGCTGGCCTTGTGCCTAGTGGGCACGAGTGCCGGAGTTCTCGCCGAAGATGATGATCTGGTGGATGACAACGCAAGTGAGGATTTCGACGAAGACGACGAGGATCTGCTGCGTCAGTTTGAGGCCCAGCACGTGCAGCGAGAATTCGAAAAGGAAGATCAAATGGCCAGGGAACTGGCTGCGAAGATTGCAGCCGAACATTATAATTTTCCGGATGGTATCGAGAACGCGCCCCGGTTAGTGGATCCGTGCAAGGGTATACGTTGTGGAGCGGGTAGAATTTGCCAGGCCGATGGTACCGAGGCCAAATGTATCTGTATTCCGGAGTGTCCGGAAGAATTTGACTCCCGGCGAAAGGTTTGTACCAATTTGAACGAGACGTGGGATTCGGCGTGCGAAGTCCATCGGCAGAGGTGTCTGTGCAATATAGACGATCCACGTTGCCGCGGGGAGGAGGTGAAACATTTGCACATCAACTATTATGGACGGTGCAGAAACATGCCGGTAAAATTTGAGGCCACGGGtgattgaaaacaaaaatttaaaatgtcattttttctaGGAATGCTCTGAGAATGATTTATCAGATTTCCCACGCCGTATGCGTGATTGGTTGTTCAACGTGATGCGTGACTTGGCTGCTCGTAACGAACTTCCGGATGCGTACATGGAGCTAGAGAATGAGGCCGAAAACAACATGACCAAACGATGGACCAACGCTGCCATTTGGAAGTGGTGCGATTTGGACAGTCATCCGAACGATAACTCTGTATCTCGACATGAACTGTTTCCCATCCGTGCTCCGTTGATGGCCCTTGAACACTGCATTGCACCGTTCTTGGAGAGTTGCGATCCCAACAATGACCATAGGATTACGTTACAGGAATGGGGTAACTGCTTGGAGCTGGAGGAGGTATGATCATTGGATGATTTCATTTGTGTTATTTATATTTGATGATATATTCGTATAATTTATTTTCGATACTTTTAGGATGACCTCACTGCCCGCTGCGCGAAAATCAGAAAGGAGGATGAGTACGAAAAAATTGAGCTCGAGTTGGCAGAAAACTGAAATCTGTTTTATAACATAAACAAAAAGCTCCAAAGTCCTAGTACGTAAAAAGTTGGTTGCAGAATTGTAGAAATATATAAGACATAGCCATATGTCATACGCTCTTTCATTAACGAAGACAACAACGAGATTCTAATCTTATTATCAAACTATCTATCTGCGCTTAATGATTGTGTACTGTCTAGAGTTAATTTCGTGTAGAGAATGATGTCTTTATATAACTGGATAAAATAAAGTGATTCTTTACACATAATTTATCAGGATGTTCATTTCAGCACCAGAGCACCAAGCATTAATATAGACCGCCAACACAGTAGATCGAAGTCAGGGAAAACGTTGAAATTTGGATTCAAATCAATTGGGTTTAACTTTGCGAATTCATCACATCAGTATATGGCAGCCGGCTTGACCGCCTTAAAGACAAGTCCGAAAAGTGAAGCACTGCTTGAAACAGTTGTTGTCCTGTTAGAACAGATGATTTTATTCTGGTGAGATAAAAGTGAAATCGAGACAACCAGTGCAAGTGCACTTTATTGCATCTCTTCTTAAGAAGAAAATTGAGTAAACATGCAGGAGGGTCGTTACCTAGTTGGATGAGTTGGTTTTATAGTTTCGAATTCATCCCAGCTACCTATCAAAGCAGGTGATGTGGCCCCCTGCATAAATGTTTTCTTGCTCAGTTTTCTTACAGTGCCCAATTGCTTGCTTTTAGGGTAATTCATGACACGTGGTGCAACAAGGCGAACAGAAAGACAAGCCTATACCTTCTCTAAGAGGGTATAGTCTAGAAAAGTAAACCCAGCAAAGATCACCATTAGTCTGAGTTTGCATGGGCTTTTGCCCCGTCCTATAATCCACTATCTTGACTGAAGCAGGAAGTAAAATAGCCAACCCCGTACTCATGCAGAAGATCCATTCATGTGAAACTCGTTTCGATGATCACACCGTGTATCTTAACTTTATGTGCGGGTACGTACACGCGGTAAAACTTCGTAAAAGACCCGTCGCAAACAATTTCGTTTACCTCTTTAATGGGAACTACATTACCGGACTTATCCAGGCGAACCTATGACTATGACTAAAAATCATTGTTTCAgatcttttgaaattttcagaatatttattgtttattttttgggtCCATGTAGAGCCATGGATTTTAGAGCCAATCTATgcctgatgattttttttaatttttcgaaccATGTGATCCTAAGTTCCATGAGTCCGTTACATCAAACAGCTTCAGCCTTAAGCTACGCGTATTTTCGCCGACACCAAGCTTGTAAACGGAGTCACACAACAAactgcatcacggaaaaacgctgtagaaaattacctagtggaCCCATCCGTTTAAAACTTttagaaaataaaatataacccattagtaagctttCGGCATATTTCTTttattcaacttcaataccataaccgaacgctcgcaccttacgcttaactccactcattaggttcAGTACATCTGGTTGCAGCTTCTTCTGCACGGAAACCCACTTTCTATTCATGTCTTtctcagatttgacctcctttGTATGCTTCCGTAGcgcctgcttcataattgctcagtatttttcgatgggccaTAGTTCCGGTGTGATAAGGGGGGAAatgaatagtggcacgaagctagatcctGCTAGAAacgtggttttcaacctttttcgttccattaacccctttccgaatattgatcctTATGATGTACCCCAttctgaaaattgtttaccaTCATTACCACACAGAACAgatgtccatcttcagcattcaacttgtgtaaaaatttctaacggcttcgaaggtagttgggatatcaaAGCCAGGAGCGccactgtcgtcatgtttttttgtggctgagttcgactgaattgacagcgattattcctctacccagtcaaattaGTCCGGAACCAGTTCGGACTTCCAATATGAATTCCAAATGCatgaaccgatagagtcggaatcggttgttttctttgagcaagattccatactgaatccattcaggatgtcgaactggttccggaatggatttgacggatagttgggataagttggtttgGCTACGCTAGTGTTtctcgtatattaattcaaatgtttacacacgttacacacgtttttttaaatatttttgttcgatcattgATGTCTGTTTTCTGTGATCATTACTCTcccagaaaaaaatgattttcaattgaataaaaaccataatttttcaattagaaacCTGTTCCAGTTCCACTCTCAGTAAACATCTCAATTCTTGACACACTGTAACAACATAGAAAGACAAAATTCCCACGGCAATGTTAGAATAACAAGTTTAAATTTATCCCGCATTATGCACCCCCTACAATAGTCTGATTTACCCCTgtgggtgaattcacccccggttgaaaaccactgtgcTAGAAGATCGCAGGGctctcgtgttgcttcaacagaggaatCAGACGCTTCTatagacactccttgaggtagatctaCCTGTTTACAGTCCCGATAGTCACGAACGgtgcactccgtttgccacatgagcagatcgcttgccaaatcatatcATTTAGTGGCAAACTTtgagtttctgcttccttacttcctccggaacatcaaatttGTGCCGGGTGGTTCAAGTATCCccggaagctgccggaagtccACCTTGACGTTattctcatcatccatgatgagacgaTGAGGCTTCGTTGCCATCTAGGTGTACAGTTTCTGGGCCCGTGACTTTTTCATCGTATTttccgttcgtcacgatttggagccttctgcactttgtacgtatgcagtccctcccggtctttgtttctctgaacgaaagacctggacagattctactttttcgacacaaccctgaccgaagcattgggattccccTTAAATACTTTAATTACACGGTTATGATCCTGATCATAATTAGAGCATCCATTTTGACcacatttctccttccgttcgatgctcagagtttagtagtaacgtttaatcccACGACGCTCCGTAGACTGTACGAtgccgagttgttttccgatgtcccgatgagagagttgaggattttccaggtgcttgtGCAAAATCAATTtgcgacgttgcttttcgggtgacaccatcttgtcaaattttcgaaaaactgacggcGATAAAAATATCGTGTTAagaatacactctaaactacttctacccaagttttcaagagaaaatacccaatgtgTTATTTAATATCCAGCTTTTCACGTGCcgtaatggcggtctaaattgtttagttcgtaatacgtttaagtGCCCTTTTTGTCAATAATTGACTAGAGAccgggagatcgcaggttcgattcctgcttgaggacatatcttttctcagtgtgtccaataaaaggtgaattttcacagtttcttcattctcaccgttccggtcattctttctctgtctgttttccagtggacacgtacaaaaatccttaagaaaggaaaaaacaaagacaCACATCAAAACAAAGGAATGAATAATTgtttacgccagcttgacagcaacgccAAGTTGAGGATGTCGGGCtttcattgaataaacatctaacgcattggactaacgtGGGATTACTTCCTCTTACTGGGCGAatgacgtaaacgattattgccAAAAAAAGGGTTATAAGAAGGCATTACGAACTAAACAATTTAGATCGCCGATATGGCACGTAGTGTTttgttccgtgatgcaatttgatgtgggacccTCTTTACAAGCCAGAAGGTGATGTTGATCCGCAACAAACTTCTTTTATCTGCGCTGCGACGGGAGACCTttttagaggttcaatactaacaattaagtggataaaaaagaagtcgattatttttgccctctacaccagacgcccccttaatattttgatagacccaaatatgaatcataccaCAATCTTTGTTGTGGTAAGTAACATTACGAatttaggatttacacctaAAAACTTAGGTGTTGCTTTTGCTTGAGGCTAAAGCTACCTCAGTTCTGGAAATCGtcttgggttctaacctgaagtaaatttcagtttttctaacaggggttttgcgtgaacctaactcaatttcatcaaaaacatttgtttgaagtaactatcctggtttTGTTCATAGATCCTCAAACGACAACGTCAATAGAAACGattccgagacttcaaggaatctatggacacagagaacagacgtccatcttcagcattcaacttgtgtaaaaatctctaacggtttcgaaggtagttgggatatccaaaccaggagcgctactgtcgtcatgtttttttgtggctgagttcgactgaattgacagcgattATTCCTCTACCTAGACAAACTAgttcggaaccggttcggacttccagtatgaattccagctcaaatgcatgaaccgatagagtcggagtcggttgttttctttgagcaagattccatactgaatccattcaggatttagaaccggttccggaatggatttgacggatagttgggataagttggtttggcggcgctagtgtttatagtatattaattcaaatgtttacacacgttttttttaatatttttgttcgatcatgaatGTCTGTTCTTTGTGCTATAGATATGCATTTTCTTaattctgactctgaacggctaagaaatagggtttcAAAATATGTAAAAGTTACAaaccgttgtaccattttaTATGAGATAACAGTATAtcccttaaatagtagcactcaaatgcgtaagattaatttttaattcgtcggtataaacctgcgttgaagatgtactccttatgttatacaaaactatttaaaaaggggcttgggagtacacaagccctccatctcttcttttcatttattGGCTACGTGTATGTTATTCAACAATTCATTCTTAACATTTctttcaaaggtaccaagtctctgcgatgactacattctcatttatttaaatttaaagtatcggtgtcggtggtgtactgacagcgttggaagaaataataaatttttgcatttgaatatgttttaaaatcgttatatttatttttttaaaactcgaagctggtttttcatattgagtgcaATTCttggggcagatcactctaggaatgtataacaagtttgcatcaaattagagaaAATGCATtcccatttttgcatcaactttgcactctctcgcacaaaagtttgtttaacaatcgtcc is part of the Topomyia yanbarensis strain Yona2022 chromosome 1, ASM3024719v1, whole genome shotgun sequence genome and encodes:
- the LOC131680223 gene encoding SPARC; its protein translation is MRRYALMALMLALCLVGTSAGVLAEDDDLVDDNASEDFDEDDEDLLRQFEAQHVQREFEKEDQMARELAAKIAAEHYNFPDGIENAPRLVDPCKGIRCGAGRICQADGTEAKCICIPECPEEFDSRRKVCTNLNETWDSACEVHRQRCLCNIDDPRCRGEEVKHLHINYYGRCRNMPECSENDLSDFPRRMRDWLFNVMRDLAARNELPDAYMELENEAENNMTKRWTNAAIWKWCDLDSHPNDNSVSRHELFPIRAPLMALEHCIAPFLESCDPNNDHRITLQEWGNCLELEEDDLTARCAKIRKEDEYEKIELELAEN